CCGGGGCTCGCCCCCTCCCCGGCGCGGCACTCCTGGAGCGTCGCGCAGACGGTCGCTTCGGTGGGTCCGTAGGCGTTGAAGAGCCGGCGGCCCGGCGCCCATCGCGTCACCAGGGCGCCGCTCAGGGCGTCTCCGGCCAGGACGAGGGTGCGCACCGGGCCCAGGTCGGCGCCCTCGGGGAGGGCTCCGAGCACCGCCGGGGGAAGGGTCACGTGGGTGATGGCCTCGCGTGCGAGCACCTCGAGCAGCGCCCCGCCCGCCGGAACGGCTCCCGCGGGCGGAAGGTGCAGGGCGGCGCCCCGGGAGAGCGCCATGAAGACCTCGGAGACGCAGGCGTCGAAGCTGAACGATGCGAACTGCAGCACCCGGCTCTCCGGCTCCACTCCGAAGGCGCGCGCCTGGGCCACGGCCAGGTTGCAGGCGCCGCGGTGCTCGACCAGTACGCCCTTGGGCCGGCCCGTGGAGCCCGAGGTGTAGATCACGTAGGCCAGGTGCCCGGGGGTGAGGTCCGCCCGCGGCGGGTTCCCCTCCGGCTGCTCCGCCCAGGAGGAGGCGTGCACGGCGAGCGCGAGGACCGGCGCCGGGAGGGGCCCGAACCGCTCCAGCAGGGACTCGTGCGTCAGCAGCACCGCGGGAGCGCTGTCGCGGAGCATGTACGCCAGCCGCTCCCGCGGATACTCCGGATCCAGCGGCACGTACGCCCCGCCCGCCTTGAGCACCGCCAGCAGCGCCACGAGCATCTCCGGGCTGCGCTCCACCCCCAGCGCCACGCGCACGTCGGGCCCGACGCCCAGCTCCCGGAGGTAGTGCGCCAGGCGGTTCGCCCGCCGGTTCAGCTCTGCGTAGGTGAGCGTCTCGTCCCCGCAGACCAGCGCCGCCGCCTCCGGGGTGCGCTCCGCCTGCGCCTCGAACAGCTCGTGGATGCACCGCTCGGCCGGGTACGGCGCCTCCGTGGCGTTCCACGCCTCCACCACCTGCCGCCGCTCCGCCTCGGGCAGCATCTCCAGCCCG
The genomic region above belongs to Longimicrobiaceae bacterium and contains:
- a CDS encoding amino acid adenylation domain-containing protein; translation: GLEMLPEAERRQVVEAWNATEAPYPAERCIHELFEAQAERTPEAAALVCGDETLTYAELNRRANRLAHYLRELGVGPDVRVALGVERSPEMLVALLAVLKAGGAYVPLDPEYPRERLAYMLRDSAPAVLLTHESLLERFGPLPAPVLALAVHASSWAEQPEGNPPRADLTPGHLAYVIYTSGSTGRPKGVLVEHRGACNLAVAQARAFGVEPESRVLQFASFSFDACVSEVFMALSRGAALHLPPAGAVPAGGALLEVLAREAITHVTLPPAVLGALPEGADLGPVRTLVLAGDALSGALVTRWAPGRRLFNAYGPTEATVCATLQECRAGEGASPGIGGPIANARVYVLDAAGEPVPAGAAGELYVGGAGVARGYQRRPELTAERFVPDPFGGEPGARLYRTGDRGRWRGDGTIEFLGRVDHQVKVRGFRVEPGEVEAWLSEHPEVREAVVLAREDAPGDRRLVAYYVGAGAVEALRAHLLERLPEYMVPAAYVRLEQMPLTPNGKLDRRALPAPEGDAYARRGYEAPQGEMEQALAEIWAEVLRLERVGRWDHFFELGGHSLLAVRVLERMRQRGLHLEVRALFTTPVLAELAGEVEGETREVAVPPNLIPEPTDPGRNPNIVEVYL